Genomic DNA from Salinibacter pepae:
ACCGTGAGGCGAGGGGTGGCGCGCCAGCGCAGGCTCACGAAGGCCCCGACGGACTGGTCGCCGTGCACCCCATCCCGATTGCTGTCGACCCCACGAAGCCCGGCGGAGGCGCCGCCGGTCACCCGGACGCCATTCCACGTGTGGGCCCCCTGCCCCTGCACCCGAAGGCGACGGCTGATGTGGGTGTTGGCACCCACGTCGGGATTGTACGTGTACCGGTCGCGGTGCTGCTTGCCGAAGAGTTGCACCTGCCAGGGCGTGTTCGTCGCGTCGGAACTTGACAGACGGCTCTGGAGCCAGAACGTGGAGGTTGCCTCCCGGGCCCGATCCGTGGCAAAATCCGAGTAGAAGTGGTAGGCCCCGAACTCGCGATCGTCCACCCCGGCTCGGGTATAGAGCGTCGCGCCCTCAAGGTCCTGCGACACGGCCGCCGTGGCCGTCCGCCGCTCAAAGTCCGTCTGCACGGTGCTTGAGAGATTGCGTCCCTCCGGCGGCGGGGACGCCGACACACGCCGGCCGTCGCTTCCCTGCACCGCGGCCGCCGCGCTCACGGTCGTCCGGTCCCCCGCGGTACGGGCCGCGGCGCCCATGTCGTAGAAATTGTTCTTTCCGTACCGGCTGTCAACCCGCGCCGCGGGGCCGTCCTGCCGGACGTCCTCCCTGCGGAGGGCCGTCTTCGTAATGAGGTGGACCACCCCGCCGAGGGCGTCGGGGCCGTAGAGGGCCGTCGCCGGGCCGTGGAGCACCTCCACGCGGGCAATTTCCGAGAGGGGCACCGGCAGGTCCATCAAGAAGTGGCCCGTGTACGGGTCGTTGATGCGGGCGCCGTCCAGCAGCAGCAGGACGCCGTTGAAGGTGGAGCCCCGCATCGTGAGGTCGCTCTGCACGCCAAACCCGCCCCGGCTCTTCACGTCGAGCCCCGCCGCGACGTTGAGCAGCTGATCCACGCTGTTGACGGAGAGGGACTGGATGTCTTGCTGCGTGTACACGCTCACGCGGCGCCCCGTCTCCCGCACCGCCGAGGCCACGCGGGAGGCCGTCACCACGACGCTATCGGCCATCTGCACGCGAAACGCCACGTCGGACGTGTCCTGGGCCCGGACGGGCACGGCGAGCAGCAGAACAAGAAGGCACGGAAGAAACAGTCGAACGGAACGCATACCAGGGCAAGGATGAGTGCAACGATGAACCGGCGGCGCCCAACGACTGCCCTGGCGGGCGGATCCGCCCCCCCTCCGGAAATTCGTTGAAGACGTGTAACGCCTCCTCTCCCTGCGATTACGGAGGATCCTACGCCGAACGCCGCTAATTTTGAAGCACTGCGTACAGATACACTTTCGTCGCTTTCTTGTCCCACCGGTTCGTAAAACATGTCCGATACGCTGGCCACCATTTCCGCCGACGACCTCAAAGGCAAACTTGAAGGGGAGCACCCGCCGGTTCTCATCAATACCCTGCCGCGAAAGGCCCACGCGGCGACTCACATTCCAGGCTCCGTCAACGTTCCGGTGGATGAGATCGACCGGATGGAGGCACTCGTCCCCAACAAGGACGAGCCCGTCGTCGTGTACTGCGCCAACGCGGGGTGCGACGTCTCCCTCAAGGCGGCCCACGCCCTGGAGGACAAGGGCTACACGAACGTGATCGACTTCGAGGACGGCTACGCCGGGTGGCGGCAGGCGGGCTACCCGCTGGTCGGCGAGAAGCGCTAGCCGCACGTCCGGCGGCGTCACAGCCCTCATGGACGGGGACGGCCGCCCCCGGCGGGCCCGCGGCACCACACGCCGGACTGATCTGTTGGGACGGCCGGACTCTCCCTCCCAAATTCCCCGTGCGCATGCGCCACGTTCGTGTCGCCGTCCTGCTCGGCCTCTGCGCCGTCGCCCTGCGCCTCGCGCCCCCCGTGCTGGCCCAAGAGCGTGCCGCCCTAAACGGGTACGTGCGCGACGCCGAGACCGGGGAAACCCTGCTCCAGGCCAACGTCGTGGTCGAGGGCACCGGCCGCGGCGCCGCCACCAACAACGACGGCTACTATACGCTCCAGGGCCTCCCGCCCGGCCCGCAGACCATCGTATTCTCCTACCTCGGCTACCAGACCCGCACGGAGACGGTCCCCCTCACGGCCGGCGAGACGACGCGCCTCGACGTGGAGCTCGCGCCCGCCGACCTGCAGACGGAGGAGGTCGTCGTGACCGGCGAGCAGGACGATGCCGGCGAGCAACGCATGGGGGTGGACAAGCTCCCCGTCGCGACGATCACCGAACTGCCGTCCGTCCTGACGCCGGATGTCTTCCGCTCCCTCGCCCTCCTGCCGGGCGTCACCACGGCCTCGGACTACTCCAGCAACCTGTACATCCGGGGCGGCGGGCCGGCCCAGACCCTCATCCAGCTCGACCGCACGACCGTCTACAACCCGACCCACTTCTTCGGGTTCTTCTCCACGTTCAACCCCGACGCCATCAAGGACGTGCAGCTCTACAAGGGCACCTACCCGGCCGAGTACGGGGGGCGGCTGGGGAGCGTGGTCGACATCTACAACAAGGACGGAAACCGGCGCGAGACCACCGGGGGCCTCAGCCTCAGCAGCCTGGCGACCCGGGGCTACATCGAAGGGCCCTACGGCGGCAGCGACGACGACCCGGCGGGCTCCTACATGGTGGCCGTGCGCCGCTCCACCCTCGAGCCGCTGCTCGCGGTCCTGGACGACGTGGACGGCCTCCCCGACACCTTCTACTTCTACGACGTGAACGCGAAGGCGACCTACGACGCGGGCCCCGACGACGACCTCTCGCTGGCCGTGTATGGGGGGCAGGACCAGCTCTTCCTGCGGCCCGGCGACGGGCAGGAGTTCGACGTGGACTACGGCAACCGGACCCTCAGCGCCGACTGGACGCACCTCTTCTCCGACCGGCTGTTCTCGACGCTCACGGTCGCGGGCTCCCGCTACGAAAGCACGCCGGTGTTCGAGCTCGGCGGGACCCGCTTCACCCAGACGAACGAGGTGCGCGACGCGTCCCTCAAGGCGGGCGTGGAGTACGTGCCCGGGGACCAGCACACCGTGGAGGCCGGGCTGCACGCCAGCCGCCTCACGTTCCAGTTGCGGAGCACGTTCGACGGGGACGAAACCTTCAACCAGCGCCTACAGGGCGAGCAGGCCGCCCTGTACCTGAAGGACACCTACACCCCGACTTCGGACTGGACGATCCGGGGGGGCCTCAGGGCGACCTACTTTTCGGAGGGGGACTACCTGCGGCTTGCCCCCCGGCTCTCGGTCGAGCACGACCTGACGTCGTCGGTCCAGCTGCAGGCCGCCTACGGCCGCTACCACCAGTTCCTGACGCTGGAGACGAGTCAGCTCTTCACGGCCTTCGACTCCTGGCTCATGACCGACGAGGGCCTGCTCCCCTCCTACGGAGACCAGATTGCATTGGGCGTCAACGCCCAGGTGGGCGACGCGTGGCGGCTGGACGTGGAGGGCTACGCCCGCACCATGCGGGACCTGTTCGAGCTGGATCCCTTTCTGCCCGACCCGGCGGGCGTCCCGTACGCCGATCGGTTTCAGGGGGGCGACGGGCGGGCCTACGGCACGGAGGTGCTCATCCGACGCCCGGAGGGCCGCCTGAACGGCTTTCTGAGCTACACCCTCAGCCGCACCGAGCGGCGCTTCCCAAACATCAACCGGTCCGAGGCGGGCACCCCGCAGTACTACCCGCCCAACTTCGACCGCACGCACGAGCTTACGCTCGCCCTGAACTACCACCTCACCGACCAGTGGCGGGTGTCCGGCACCTTCAACTACGCCACCGGCCAGGCCTACACGCGGCCCGAGCAGCGCTACGAGCTGGTGGACAGTCCCTTTTCGTTCAGTCCGGGGGTGGGAGGGGCCCAAAACGTACTCGTGAGTCCCTTCAACAACGCGCGCCTGCCCCCTTATCACCGGCTCGACGTGGGCGTGGCCCGGACGGGGCAATTTTTGGGGATTGCCGAGTATGAACTGCAACTGCAGGCCATCAACGCCTATGCGCGGCGCAACGTCTGGTTTTACCAGTTCGAGAACGAGTCGGACGGCACGCTCGACCGAAACGTAACGCCCCAGATTCCCATTCCGGTGCCGAATGTGTCGTTCTCCCTCACGTTCTGACCCGGCGCGTCCTGTCTCGTGCCCCCCAATTGCCCATTCGCATTCATGCGCCGTCTGGTGTTTCCCCTTCTGCCCGTGCTCTTTGCGGCCGGGCTCATCGGCTGCGACACGGCCGCCCCCACCCCCGAGACGCAGGTCGTCGTGGAGGCCTATCTGCAGGGCGGGGCCGCGATGCCCCCGATTCGCCTCACCCGTAGCGTCGGCACGAACGAGGCCTATGGGGCATCCGAGACGGCCGTGCGCGGGGCCACCGTGGAGGTACACCGCCTGAGCGACGGGGGGACGCCCACCGACACGATCGGCTTTACCGAACAGGAGCCGGGCCTATACCGGCCCGACACTTCGTCACGAGTGCGGCCCCGCGCGACCTACGAGCTGTCCGTCACCACGCCGGACGGAACGGGCCTTTCCGCCACCACCACCGTGCCGGACACGATCTCGATCGTGGACGCCACGAACACGACGGCGGTGCACGGGGCCCCCACCCGACAGCCCGCCTTCACCATCACCCCCCCGATGAGCGACCGCGAGCAGCAGGCTGTGCTCGTCATCACGGCCACCTCGCTGGCCGACTTCGGGCGGCCGGCGTCCCAGTTGGCCCGCGGCCTGACGCCGTTTTACGCAGACCTCTACACCCCGGACGAGGACAGCATTCGCACCTACCGCACCACCTCCTCGGGCGTCCGGAACGAAGCGAACTTCACCCGCGACGCGAACGGCCGAATCACGACGGACCTGCCGTGGATCTCCGTGGCGTTTTACGGCCCGAACGAGATCGGCGTCCACGTCATCGACGACAACCTGTTCAACCTCATCCGCTCCCAGCAGGCCCAGTCGCCGGGCGGGCCGGGCGGCGGGCTCGGCCCCGGGGAAATTCCGAACGTCATCGAGGACGTGGAGGGCGGCACCGGCGTCTTTGCCAGCTACGCAAAGGCCACCCGGGACGTCACGATTCAGTGCCCGCCCTCGCTCGCCCCGGACGAGTGCCCGGCCTTCGCGGCGTTCCCGTAGCCGCTCGGCCCCGACGAGGGCCGCCGGCCCGGTGCGGCTACGCCTCGGACGGGCGCCCCGACTCCACCTGCGCCTGCTTCCGCTCCCCAATGTACCCCCCCACGAGGGACGCGACGAGGCCGATGACGAGGACGAGGGCCATGCGCCCGTAGGAGAGGATGTTGGCCCCGCCGAGCGCGACGACGAAGACATCGATCAGGAGAACGAGCGTGATGAGGCCCGCGACGGCCGCCTCGTACGACGTGTCGCCCGGCGAGCGGAACGCACAGACGTACCCGGTGGCCTCCAGCCCCAGAAAGACGACGAGCAGCATCACCCAGGCGTAGGGCGCGTCGATGGCGGCCGCCGGGTTGCCGAAGAGGCCGAAGCCCCAGATTACGAAGTTCACCAGGAACAGGCTCACGGCGAACCCGAGGATGGTGCCGGCCATGACCCAGTCCCAGGACAGCGCCGCGGACTCCGATTCGGCGTAGGTCCGCTGCAGCGTCTCCCCGGCCCACGCCCCCCCAAACGTCAGGACGAGCCCGTTGAGGAAGGCAACGACCATCGTGTACGTGAACGCCCCGTCGCTCACCAGGGGATCGAACGCCTGCAGGCCGAGTGCCGAGATGATGAAGTAGGCCGCCACGGCCACCAGCACCGCGGCCAGGGCCGGCTCCAGCACCGTCTCGCCCTCGCTCAGGGCCCCGTAGGTCGCCCCCGCGAGGATGAAGCCGGAGATCATGGCGAGCAGGGGAAAGGTGGGCGCGCCCAGCGCATTTCCGGTCATCCAGGTGAAGAGGACGACGAACACCACACCGGTAAGGAAGGACCCGACGATGGCCCGGGGATCAAAGCGAAAGGCAGAACGGGTAGACATTGCGTATCGGAATTCAGCTCATGAAGGGTCGGGTGAGAGAGCATACGGAGCCGGGAGCACGCACTTGGCCCGACCGGTGCTCCGTCACCCCCCAATATAAGAATGCAAAGTTCAGAAGAAAGCCGAGTGAACGCTTGGGGGCCAGCCGGTTCGACGGCCGCCGCCGCCCGCGTCTGCCCCCCGATCCACTTGGTTAAATCCGCATGACCCCATCGGAACCCCTTGTTTCGGAGCAGGTGGGACGATACACTACACAGTTCCGAGGGCAAAAGCAGTGTCTGGAGGTACAGGCGCTGTTTCGGGCACATCGACGTGTGTTCCCTTGGTGGCGGGGGCTGTTCCCCGTCACGGTCTTTTCTCCCCACACGGCCTCGTCGCCTGCGAGCGTCGGCCCTGCCCGTGAGGCATCGCTGCAGGGCCCCGCTGTGCTCGCGTCGCCCCGCACTGACTGCCGACCAGCCTGCCTGCTTCATGGATTCTACCGCTCCCTCTCGCCGCGTCGTCGTTACCGGCCTCGGGGCCCTCACGCCGCTTGGCCACTCCGTCGATGAGTTCTGGGACGGCCTCCTGGCCGGCAGGAGCGGGGCGGGCCCCATCACCAAATTCGACGCGTCGGACGTCCGCACCAAAATCGCGTGTGAGGTTTCGGGCTTCGACCCCACCGACTACATGGACGCGAAGCTGGCCGAACGCCAGGACCCGTTCAGCCAGTACGCCCTGGCCGTCGCCCAACAGGCCTTCGACGACGCGGACCTCGACACCGACGCCCTCGCCCCGGAGACGCGGGACGACATCGGGGTGATCTTCGGCACGGGCGTGGGCGGCAGCGACCTGTTTGTCGACTCGGTGCTCGACCTCGACGAGAACGGGGCGCGGCACATCTCTCCCTTCTTCGTGCCCATGATGATCAGCAACATGGCCGCCGGCCTGATTGCCATGGAGCACACGCTGCGCGGCCCCAACCACTGCGTCGTGAGCGCGTGCGCCACCGGCAACGACGCCATCACCGACGGGCTCCTGCTCCTGCGCCAGGGCCACGCCCGGGCCATGCTCGTGGGCGGCACGGAGGCGTCGATCAACGAGCTCTGCGTCGGGGGCTTCGCCTCGATGCGGGCCCTGTCGACCCGCAACGACGCGCCCACGAAGGCGAGCCGCCCGTTCGACGCGGCCCGGGACGGGTTCGTGCCCGCCGAGGGCGCCGGCGCCCTCATGCTCGAGACGCTGGAGCACGCCCGCGAACGGGACGCCACCATCTACGCCGAGGTGGCGGGCGTGGGGAAGTCAAACGACGCCCACCACTACGCCGCCCCCGACCCGGACGGACGGGGGGCCGCCCTGGCCATGGACAAGGCGCTCGACGACGCCGGCCTGGCCCCGACCGACGTGCAGCACATCAACATGCACGCCACCTCCACCCCCGTCGGCGACGTGATCGAGTCGGACGCCGTGAAGCAGGTGTTTGGCGATCACGCCGCCGCCCTCAACCTGTCCGCCACCAAGAGCATGACCGGCCACATGCTCGGCGCCGCCGGCACGGCCGAGGCCATCGCGTCGATCCTCGCGATCCGCGACGGGCGCGTGCCCCCCACCATCAACCACGAGACGCCGGGCGAGGACTGTGACCTCAACTACACCCCCAACGAGGCGGTGGACCGCGACGTCTCGGCGGCCCTCACCAACGCCTTCGGGTTTGGCGGCCACAACACCACGATTGCGGTCACGGCGTTTGAGGACTAATCGTCGGCCGCTCCCTGTCGCTCCCCTTCCGTGACCCATGAGTGATCCGTGAGCAGCCCGCCCTCTGCCTCACGGGTGCGCCCCGCAATGCCCTCCCTCCCCGACAACCTCGGCGGCGTCGCCGACCTGCTCGACATTGCGATCGAGACGGCCACCCCCGAGCGCGTCGTCGCGACCATGCCGGTCACGCCCGACCACCATCAGCCGTTCGGGCTGTTGCACGGGGGCGTGAGCGTGGTTCTGGCCGAGACGGCGGCCAGCGTCGGGGGGAGCCTGGCGGCGCCGGACGGACGAGCGGCGGCGGGCCTCGAGGTGAATGCCAACCACGTGCGCCCCGTGCGGGACGGCACGCTGACGGCCACGGCCGCCCCCCTCCACACCGGGCGCACCACACAGGTGTGGGAGATCAAAATCCGGAACGCAGACGATCAACTCGTGTGCGCAAGCCGTTGCACACTGGCCCTCGTCGATCAAACCGATGCCCCCTCGGCGGCGTGAGGGATCGAGCCCCCTTCATCTCGACGTCTCCTCCCGATGCCCGACGCTTCGCTCCCCGGCGTTCACCACATCACGGCCCTGTCCGGCGACGCCCAGGAGAATCTCGACTTCTACGCGGGCGTGCTCGGCCTGCGCCGGGTCAAGACGACCGTCAACTTCGACGACCCGACCACGCACCACCTCTACTACGGCGACGCCTCGGGCCATCCCGGAACCACGCTGACCTTCTTCCCCTGGCCGCAAGCGACGAGCGGACGGAGCGGGGCGGGCATGGTGCAGGCCGTGGCGTTTGCCGTGCCCGAGGGCGCCCTGTCCGGGTGGCGCGACCACCTCGACGCGCACGGCATCGAGCCGGAACTGAAGACCCGCTTCGGCGAACAGCGCCTCCACTTTGCGGGCCCGAGTGGCCTGCCGCTGGCCCTGGTGGCCACCGACGCCGCCGGGGACGCCGCGCCCTGGACCAACGGCCCCGTCCCCGCCGGCCTCGCGATCCGGGGGCTCCACGCGCCCGTCCTGCCCGTCTTTGCCGACGACCGCACCCCGGAGCTCTTCACGGACGTGTTCGGCTGGACCCGGGCCGGCGCGGACGGCGACCTCGTGCGTCTTCACGGCCCCGGACCGGGCGCCGGCACCGCGGTGGACCTGCTCGTGCGCGACCGACACCCGTCCGGCCGCATGGGCCGGGGCGCCGTGCACCACATCGCCTTCCGGGCCCCGGACGACGCGGCCCAACGGGCGTGGCAGTCCCGCCTGCGGGAGCACGGCCTCCAGGTGACCGACGTGAAGGACCGCCACTACTTCCGCTCCGTCTACTTCCGCGACCCGGACCGGACATCGGGGCTGCTTTTTGAGATCTCCACGGACGGGCCCGGCTTTTACGTCGACGAGGACGAGGCGGAGCTCGGCCGGTCCCTCGCGCTGCCGGAGCACCTCGAGCCGCGCCGCGCCGACCTGGAGAGCGCCCTCCCCACGCTCACCGCTCCCTAACACCGCCGGCCCTCTTCCCCTTCCCTCTTCTTCCGATGAGCACCGACGCCATCCACCAGGGCCAGCCCGTCCACACCGGCGGGGCCCCGCTCGACGACGCGCAGGCCGGCCTCGTGCTTCTGCACGGGCGCGGCGCCTCCGCCCAGGGCATGCTGCAGCTCGCCGACGACCTTGACGTGCCGGACGTTGCCCACCTTGCCCCCCAGGCCCGAATGCGCTCGTGGTACCCCCAGTCGTTCATGGCCCCCCGCGACCAAAACGAGCCCGAACTCTCCTCCGCCCTCGACACCGTCGGCACCGTGCTCAACGATGTACGCGAGGCCGGCCTCGGCCCCGACCGCACCGTCCTGCTTGGGTTTTCGCAGGGCGCCTGCCTCGCCACGACGTACGCCGCCCAGCGCCCGCAGCGGTACGGCGGCGTGGTGGGCCTCAGCGGCGGCCTCATCGGCCCCGAAGGTGCCTCGTTCGACTACGACGGCTCGCTCGACGCCACCCCGGTCTTTCTGGGCTGCAGCGACCAGGACCCCTACATCCCTCGGGCCCGCGTGGCGGAGACCGCCGAGGTGCTCCGGGGCCTGGACGCGGAGGTCACGACCCGAATCTACGAGGGGCTGGGCCACACCACCAACGACGACGAACTCCAGCGCGTCCGATCGCTCCTCCACGACGTCGCGGCGACCGACTCGTAAGCCGTCGGCCCTCTCGGGGACAGGCGGGTTGTGGACGCTCCGGTGGGGACGGAGGCCCCGAACCATCGGTTTCCAGGCTAGCCGGAATCGTCTCTCGTCCAGGCCCCCCAGCTTCCCGACGGGTCCCGCCTACACCAGACTCGTCTCCGACAGCCTCGCTACCCAATACATGTCCCCTCCCGACTGGGCCAAGCACGCCGTCTTCTACCAGATCTTCCCCGACCGCTTCGCTCGGAGCGGCGCGGTGAGCGCCCAGGAGAACACCGCGCTCAAACCCTGGAGCGCCCCGCCCGAGGAGCAGGGCTTTCAGGGCGGCGACCTCTACGGGATTGCCGACCGGCTCGACTACCTCGACGCCCTGGGCGTGACCGCCCTCTACCTGAATCCCATCTTCGCCTCGGCGGCCAACCACCGCTACCACACGTACGACTACTACGAGGTGGACCCGCTGCTCGGCGGCAATGACGCCCTGCGGACGCTGCTCGACGCCACCCACGCCCGGGGCATGCGCGTCGTGTTGGACGGCGTGTTCAACCACGCCAGCCGGGGCTTCTGGCCGTTCCACCACGTCCTCGAAAACGGCCCCGACTCCCCCTACGTCGACTGGTTCAAGATTGAGGACTGGCCCCTCCGGCCGTACGCCGCCGACCGGCCCCACAACTACGCCGCCTGGCACGACATTCCCGCCCTGCCGGAACTCAACACCGACCACCCGCCGGTGCGGGACTTCCTCTTCGACGTGGCCCGGCACTGGGTCGACTTCGGGATCGACGGGTGGCGCCTCGACGTGCCCCGCGAGATCGAGACGGACGGCTTCTGGGAAGACTTTCGCGGTGTCGTCAAGGACGCCGATCCGGACGCCTACCTCGTGGGCGAAATCTGGGACGAGGCCCCGGCCTGGCTGCAGGGCGACCGGTTCGACGGGCTCATGAACTACCCGCTGCTCGACATCACCCTTGGCTTCTTCGGGGCCGGGTCGTTGCGCGACTACTCGAAGGCCCACCTCACGTTCGATCCGCTCGACGCCCCGGCGTTCGCCCGTGAGCTTGAGCGGCTCCTGGCCCTCTACGACTGGGAGGCCACCTGTGCCCAGCTCAACCTGCTCGACAGCCACGACATGGCCCGGGCGCAGTGGATCCTGAACGAAGACACCGATGCGCTCCGCCAGGCGGTCCTCTTCCTCATGACAATGCCGGGCGCCCCCTGCATCTACTACGGCGACGAGATTGGTCTCTCGGCGGCCGGGGACCCGCACTGCCGCGAGGCCTTCCCGCGCGACGAGGCGGACTGGGACACGGACCTGCTCTCGTTCTACCAGTCGGCGACGGCCCTGCGCCACGAGCACGAGGTGCTGCGCACGGGCCGCGTCGAGGTCCTTCACGCCGACGCACGTGCGCTGGTGCTTCGGCGAACATTGGGCGACACGACGGCCCTCGTGGCCTTCAACGCCGGCCCCGAGTCCGTACAGGTCGACCTCGAGGCCGGCGCCCTGCCCGACAGCCCTCTCGCCCCCGCCTGGCCGCCGTCCGCCGAGGCGTCGCTTCCGGTTGCCTCGTCGTCGATGACCCTTTCCCTCTCGGGCCGGGAGACGCGCGTGTGGACGACGGCCTAATTCGGGGCTACGGCCGGAAGCGGGCGGCCACGCCTTTCCCGGCCTCTCCCCGCCCGTCCTCCCTCTTCGTCGCGCCGGCCCGGAGCAGCCGGTCGACGGCCCGGATCAGATCGGCCCGGGTGAACGGGTGGCGGAGGGCCGCATCAACCGCGTCGGACGGGGGGCGCGTCGCCCAGAGCGTCAACGTGGCGGGCGCCCCGGTGCGGCGGAGGGCGGCCCGGAAGGCCTCTTGCCCCTCTCCCTCGGGCAGGCGCCCAAGAACGAGCCCGCGGGGCGGACCGTGTCGCAGATGGACAGCCCCTTCTTCGCACGAGGCCGCCGTGGCCACCCGGCACCGCCGCCGCAGGCTCGACCGCAGAAACCGGCGGTGGTCGGCGCGTTGGTCCACCACGAGAACGGACGGCCGAGCTGCCCCGTCCGCCGGCGGGCAGACAAGCGTGGAAAGGAAGGGCCCGTTCGCCATGTCGAATCGCCTCGGTCCGTGCAACGCCAGCGCGAAGGTTCGCGGTCGACACCACGTGTCGGACGCCCTCTTCGCCCTCGGGACGCCCGCCGTTCTACGACACCGCTCCGTTCACCCTCCTGGCGGGGGCGGCGGCCTCAGCGCCGTCACCGCAATCGTGACCGTGGTTTCGCCGGAGGTCCATCCGTCCTGATCGGCCACCGTGTAGGTGTACTCGTCCGTCCCGGTAAAGCCCGGCTCGGGCGTGTAGGTCACCTCGCCGGTCGACTCATCGACGCGCACCGTTCCGTGGTCCGGTCCGTTCTGGACCTGCACCGTCGAGGCGTCGAGGCTGCCGTCCGGGTCCGCGTCGTTGGCCAGGACCGCCGTCGTCGTTGCCTCCCGCTCGGTCGTCTCGGCGCTGTCGTCGGCCGCCGTGGGCAGCCGGTGCCCCCCGGCCCCACAGCCCTGCGTCGTGCCCACCGCCATGACGGCGACGCCCTCGCGGCCGGCGGCGTAGACGTGACAGCCGACCCCCATCACCCGGCGGACCGGGGACACAGCCCCCGTAAGCTCTCTCAGGTGAAGGGTGCCCACGGCACGGAGTGCGGGGTCCGAGCCCCCTGTGTCGGGGCCGCCCTCATCCACCCGGTACACGTCGAGCCGCCCCTCGGGCCGGACGGCGTACACCAGTCCCGTCGGCTCGCCGGACACCTCCGGATCGTCTTCGTGCACGGAGATGCTGGTGTAGGCGGGCCCCTCTCGGCGGGCCAGCACGTCCCCGCTGGTCGCGTCGAGCACGGTCACCCCACCGGCGTCGGGGGCCAGAACCAGGCGCTCGCCGTCCAGAGCCGCCCCCGTTCGGGCCCGACGCTGATCCTGGCGTCCGTCCCCGAGGTCGAAGATCTGTGCGAAGGAGTCCTCCGTCTCGACCTCGCTGGAGTACACACCTCCACTCCGCCCGGCCACGAGCAGAGCCGTCGGCGTGGCATCCACCGACGCCAGGGCCGCGCCGGACATTGTCCGACGCGTCCTGTCGTCGAGGGCCTCACCAAACTCGGACAGCGCCTCCCCGCCCGACACGGCGTAGACCTCGTGCTCGTCGTCGCTCTCCGGTGCGCCCGCCACGCTGGTCCTGCCGGTGCCGGCCAGCCCGGCGACTGACACCTGTGGGGCCTCTCCCTCATTGACGGCCAATAGCGAGGCCGGGGTGCCCCGAAGGTCGCCGTCGTACGCGGAGGGGCGGAGCCCCCCGGCCACGTACAGGGCGCCGTCCTCGCTCCCCTGCGCCACGTCCT
This window encodes:
- a CDS encoding ring-cleaving dioxygenase; translation: MPDASLPGVHHITALSGDAQENLDFYAGVLGLRRVKTTVNFDDPTTHHLYYGDASGHPGTTLTFFPWPQATSGRSGAGMVQAVAFAVPEGALSGWRDHLDAHGIEPELKTRFGEQRLHFAGPSGLPLALVATDAAGDAAPWTNGPVPAGLAIRGLHAPVLPVFADDRTPELFTDVFGWTRAGADGDLVRLHGPGPGAGTAVDLLVRDRHPSGRMGRGAVHHIAFRAPDDAAQRAWQSRLREHGLQVTDVKDRHYFRSVYFRDPDRTSGLLFEISTDGPGFYVDEDEAELGRSLALPEHLEPRRADLESALPTLTAP
- a CDS encoding alpha/beta hydrolase, coding for MSTDAIHQGQPVHTGGAPLDDAQAGLVLLHGRGASAQGMLQLADDLDVPDVAHLAPQARMRSWYPQSFMAPRDQNEPELSSALDTVGTVLNDVREAGLGPDRTVLLGFSQGACLATTYAAQRPQRYGGVVGLSGGLIGPEGASFDYDGSLDATPVFLGCSDQDPYIPRARVAETAEVLRGLDAEVTTRIYEGLGHTTNDDELQRVRSLLHDVAATDS
- a CDS encoding glycoside hydrolase family 13 protein — its product is MSPPDWAKHAVFYQIFPDRFARSGAVSAQENTALKPWSAPPEEQGFQGGDLYGIADRLDYLDALGVTALYLNPIFASAANHRYHTYDYYEVDPLLGGNDALRTLLDATHARGMRVVLDGVFNHASRGFWPFHHVLENGPDSPYVDWFKIEDWPLRPYAADRPHNYAAWHDIPALPELNTDHPPVRDFLFDVARHWVDFGIDGWRLDVPREIETDGFWEDFRGVVKDADPDAYLVGEIWDEAPAWLQGDRFDGLMNYPLLDITLGFFGAGSLRDYSKAHLTFDPLDAPAFARELERLLALYDWEATCAQLNLLDSHDMARAQWILNEDTDALRQAVLFLMTMPGAPCIYYGDEIGLSAAGDPHCREAFPRDEADWDTDLLSFYQSATALRHEHEVLRTGRVEVLHADARALVLRRTLGDTTALVAFNAGPESVQVDLEAGALPDSPLAPAWPPSAEASLPVASSSMTLSLSGRETRVWTTA
- a CDS encoding cadherin-like domain-containing protein; translation: MRVRTPRPLRLLVPVLGLILALAGCDSVAPVERGAGSSSDLSSALLTETNDLDTRMSRGQKSAGAARLKAPESSSVNGMETVALASVTRIAPPRDTMRVRTLTHAGGTVYIGYDTPGPAFGGGIDRLDASDPTTLLAPNGLRGDAVDVEDVAQGSEDGALYVAGGLRPSAYDGDLRGTPASLLAVNEGEAPQVSVAGLAGTGRTSVAGAPESDDEHEVYAVSGGEALSEFGEALDDRTRRTMSGAALASVDATPTALLVAGRSGGVYSSEVETEDSFAQIFDLGDGRQDQRRARTGAALDGERLVLAPDAGGVTVLDATSGDVLARREGPAYTSISVHEDDPEVSGEPTGLVYAVRPEGRLDVYRVDEGGPDTGGSDPALRAVGTLHLRELTGAVSPVRRVMGVGCHVYAAGREGVAVMAVGTTQGCGAGGHRLPTAADDSAETTEREATTTAVLANDADPDGSLDASTVQVQNGPDHGTVRVDESTGEVTYTPEPGFTGTDEYTYTVADQDGWTSGETTVTIAVTALRPPPPPGG